A genome region from Saccharicrinis carchari includes the following:
- the rfbD gene encoding dTDP-4-dehydrorhamnose reductase, translated as MNILVTGANGQLGSELRALSDQSSHSFIFTDVNELDILNADAIQEFVKNNPIDVIINCAAYTAVDKAEEDVETARALNALAVSNLVSVCEDKNIKLIHISTDYVFDGHNFKPLEEHCPVAPIGVYGKTKREGEEYLLNSKITGAVIRTSWLYSSYGNNFVKSMMRLGREKNELGVIFDQIGTPTYAADLAQTILTICQHPSFGCGSKLIHYSNEGVASWYDFASAIMEIAGIDCCVKPIETKDYPTPAARPYYSVMNKALIKEEFGIEIPYWRDSLRKCIERMKEF; from the coding sequence ATGAATATTTTAGTGACAGGTGCCAATGGTCAGTTAGGCTCGGAATTGAGAGCTTTATCAGATCAGTCAAGCCATTCATTTATTTTTACAGACGTTAATGAGCTGGATATCCTAAATGCAGATGCAATACAGGAATTCGTAAAGAATAATCCTATTGATGTAATCATTAATTGTGCGGCCTACACCGCAGTTGATAAAGCAGAAGAGGATGTTGAAACGGCAAGGGCATTAAATGCTTTGGCTGTAAGCAATTTAGTTTCTGTCTGTGAAGATAAGAACATAAAACTAATACATATTTCAACAGATTACGTGTTCGATGGACACAATTTTAAGCCATTAGAGGAGCATTGTCCGGTAGCACCAATAGGTGTTTATGGTAAAACCAAGCGCGAGGGGGAGGAGTATTTGCTTAATTCAAAAATCACAGGAGCGGTGATACGTACCTCTTGGTTGTACTCTTCTTATGGGAATAACTTTGTAAAATCAATGATGCGATTAGGTCGTGAGAAAAATGAGTTGGGGGTAATTTTTGACCAGATTGGAACGCCAACATACGCGGCGGATTTGGCACAAACCATTTTAACCATTTGCCAGCATCCAAGTTTTGGATGTGGTTCAAAATTGATTCATTATTCCAACGAAGGTGTAGCTTCGTGGTACGATTTTGCAAGTGCTATAATGGAAATAGCCGGTATCGACTGCTGTGTAAAACCAATTGAGACAAAGGATTATCCCACGCCTGCAGCAAGGCCTTACTATTCAGTAATGAACAAAGCGCTTATAAAAGAGGAATTTGGAATTGAAATCCCATATTGGAGAGACTCGTTAAGAAAGTGTATTGAAAGAATGAAAGAATTCTAA
- a CDS encoding DUF417 family protein: MKNFISKLFKTIGIFILRYGLGLVIIWLGFLKFKNSEADYTHQLISGGYLSWVLQYLTPYALNQIIAYVQIVIGLLIMLKPISRSLSFWGGLAAAIMLLFSISLLFTSHVVWQTGYGFPELSKIGQTILKDVVLFGAAAWCIGDSM; encoded by the coding sequence ATGAAAAACTTCATTAGTAAGCTGTTTAAAACAATTGGGATATTTATTTTGCGTTACGGTTTAGGCCTGGTTATTATTTGGTTGGGTTTTTTAAAGTTTAAAAACTCCGAAGCCGACTATACGCATCAACTTATTTCGGGTGGATACTTATCGTGGGTGCTTCAATATTTAACGCCCTATGCGCTTAATCAGATTATTGCTTATGTGCAAATAGTTATTGGTCTGCTCATTATGCTCAAGCCTATTTCCCGATCGCTATCTTTTTGGGGTGGCTTGGCAGCAGCCATCATGTTACTGTTCAGTATCTCCTTGCTTTTTACAAGTCATGTTGTTTGGCAAACAGGGTATGGATTTCCCGAACTGTCAAAAATAGGACAAACAATTTTAAAAGATGTGGTTTTGTTTGGTGCAGCCGCCTGGTGTATTGGCGACAGTATGTAA
- the rfbB gene encoding dTDP-glucose 4,6-dehydratase, with protein MKSILVTGGAGFIGANFVPYFVEKYPDYKIINLDLLTYAGDINNLQEVTRANNYEFVKGDICNRELVEYLFDKHDIRGVIHFAAESHVDNSISGPEVFIQTNVNGTFTLLDIARKYWMDAPFTYKEGYKGCRFHHISTDEVYGTLGATGLFREDTPYAPNSPYSSSKASSDFLVRAYFHTYGMDVTTSNCSNNYGPKQHGEKLIPTIIRKALAGEDIPIYGDGKNVRDWLYVLDHCTGIDVVYHKGRSGETYNIGGRNERDNLFIVHHICEILDAKQPLKSGNSYKEQITFVKDRAGHDRRYAIDATKIETELGWKAVENFETGIDKTIDWYLNSNGVSHMNRSSQ; from the coding sequence ATGAAATCAATATTAGTAACTGGTGGAGCAGGTTTTATTGGAGCTAATTTTGTTCCCTATTTTGTTGAAAAGTATCCGGATTATAAAATTATTAACTTGGATTTACTCACTTATGCCGGGGATATAAATAACCTTCAGGAAGTTACAAGGGCAAATAACTATGAGTTTGTTAAAGGCGATATTTGTAACCGTGAACTTGTTGAGTATCTGTTTGATAAGCATGATATAAGAGGCGTTATTCATTTTGCGGCTGAGAGCCATGTAGATAATTCCATAAGTGGTCCAGAGGTGTTTATTCAAACAAATGTGAATGGAACCTTTACGCTATTGGACATAGCACGTAAGTATTGGATGGATGCACCATTTACCTATAAGGAGGGATATAAAGGCTGTCGTTTTCATCATATCTCAACGGATGAGGTGTACGGTACGCTTGGGGCTACCGGATTATTCAGGGAAGATACCCCTTATGCCCCTAATAGTCCGTATTCATCCTCAAAAGCCAGTTCTGATTTTTTGGTACGTGCTTATTTTCATACTTATGGCATGGATGTAACCACCAGCAACTGTAGTAATAATTATGGGCCAAAGCAGCATGGTGAAAAATTAATTCCAACCATTATACGGAAAGCCCTGGCTGGTGAAGATATACCTATCTATGGAGATGGTAAAAATGTGCGCGATTGGTTGTATGTATTGGATCATTGCACAGGGATTGACGTAGTGTATCATAAGGGACGCTCTGGTGAAACCTATAATATTGGTGGAAGAAATGAGCGTGATAATTTGTTTATTGTACATCACATTTGTGAAATTTTGGATGCCAAACAACCTCTGAAATCAGGTAACTCCTATAAGGAACAAATTACTTTTGTAAAGGATAGGGCAGGTCATGATCGCCGTTATGCCATTGATGCCACCAAAATTGAAACTGAGTTGGGCTGGAAGGCTGTTGAGAATTTTGAAACAGGTATTGATAAGACTATTGATTGGTATTTGAACTCTAACGGAGTTTCCCATATGAATCGCTCATCACAATAA
- a CDS encoding S66 peptidase family protein, producing the protein MIHPPSLQKGDTIAIVAPAGRIDSAIIAQAGHRIAQMGYRVKLGSSLSRHHYNFSSTDYNRRSDFQQMMDDDEVKAILCTRGGYGAIRFVDELDFTGILAHPKWLIGFSDITVLHAAFLKQGLATIHGPMCKSFLNYTETGADIEILFSFLQGESPQYMINTHPANRLGTTKGSLVGGNLSLLMALRGTRYDFDPRGKILFIEDVDEYLYHLDRMMLNLKLGGVLQKLSGLVVGQFTDMKDNETPFGESIEEIIYKNVKDYNYPVAFNFPAGHVETNYPLIFGEETELVVKENEVALVAL; encoded by the coding sequence ATGATACACCCCCCTTCGTTACAAAAGGGCGATACAATAGCTATAGTAGCTCCGGCCGGTAGGATAGATAGTGCCATTATAGCGCAGGCCGGCCACAGGATAGCGCAGATGGGCTATCGCGTAAAATTGGGCAGTTCTCTGAGTCGTCATCATTATAATTTTTCATCTACGGATTACAACCGTAGGAGCGACTTTCAGCAGATGATGGATGATGATGAGGTAAAAGCCATTTTGTGCACCCGTGGAGGCTATGGCGCTATTCGCTTTGTCGACGAATTGGATTTTACGGGTATATTGGCTCATCCTAAATGGCTTATCGGCTTTAGTGATATTACGGTTTTGCACGCGGCATTTCTAAAACAAGGGCTCGCTACTATCCATGGCCCTATGTGCAAAAGTTTTTTAAATTATACCGAGACAGGAGCCGACATAGAAATTTTATTTTCTTTTTTACAAGGTGAGTCGCCTCAATATATGATTAATACGCACCCGGCCAATCGTTTGGGTACAACAAAAGGTAGCTTGGTGGGCGGTAACCTTTCGTTATTGATGGCGCTGCGAGGGACCAGATATGATTTTGATCCACGCGGTAAAATTTTGTTTATTGAGGATGTAGATGAATACCTGTATCACCTGGATAGGATGATGTTGAATTTGAAGTTAGGCGGGGTGCTCCAAAAACTATCGGGCTTGGTGGTGGGTCAATTTACCGATATGAAAGACAATGAGACACCATTTGGCGAAAGCATTGAGGAAATTATTTATAAGAATGTGAAAGATTATAACTATCCCGTAGCTTTTAATTTTCCTGCAGGACACGTCGAAACCAATTATCCCTTAATTTTTGGCGAGGAGACGGAATTGGTGGTTAAGGAGAATGAAGTGGCTTTAGTTGCCCTTTAA
- the pbpC gene encoding penicillin-binding protein 1C, which yields MSLKFTIRKAKKTYLLVFSGFIALLFWLSISLPLFNIPYSTVLYDNNGELLSAHIASDGQWRFPQGDSVPAKFASSLLIFEDAYFYRHPGVNPLAIGRALWQNIAQGKVVSGGSTLTMQVIRLATQKRRTVWNKAKESVQALRLEISSSKKEILMLYATHAPFGGNVVGLEAASWRYFQRAPHQLSWAESAMLAVLPNAPGLIHTGKNRELLLQKRNRLLKKLFDQNKIDSLTYALALDEAIPPHPYPLPQPAPHLLDYCRKKQEGKIYHLTLDKALQKKLNRTIELHHHQLRLNEIHNAAAIVLDVKSGKVLAYCGNTQPIKKQWHQNHVDIIQAPRSTGSILKPFLYAACLCDGLLLPTSLVADIPTYYKNFAPKNYNRSYSGAVPAHEALSRSLNVPSVKMLEEYDIGRFCAVLHKAGLTTVKNKPDYYGLSLILGGAEATLFELSGAYASMARTLSNYRKNNSQYYTNEFRQPILFKDEHLTRGKLSDFFPVFGAAAIYHTFEAMTNVNRPDEETGWKMFASSRKIAWKTGTSFGYRDAWAVGVSPGYVVGVWVGNATGEGRPGIVGGSTAGPIMFDIFRHLPRTSWFAPPYDDMLKAAICHTSGFKAGLNCPIDSMYIPVQGQKSDICPYHPLIHLDETGLFRVHSDCYPTSKMQHNGWFVLPPAMEWYYRKNHPLYKTLPPMHKNCHPAQAQVMEFIYPQNSNHLFLPVGIDGKTQAVVLKVAHRNSSSTIFWHLDGDFLGETSFVHQMAIKPSIGKHQITLIDEDGNILQKNMLCVGRGDA from the coding sequence ATGAGTCTGAAGTTTACAATTCGCAAAGCAAAAAAAACATATCTTCTTGTTTTTTCCGGCTTTATCGCTCTTTTGTTTTGGTTATCCATATCCCTTCCTTTATTCAACATACCCTACTCCACAGTCCTTTACGACAATAATGGGGAACTGCTTAGCGCACATATTGCCAGCGACGGACAGTGGCGTTTCCCGCAGGGCGATTCTGTTCCGGCCAAATTTGCCAGTAGTCTGCTTATTTTTGAGGATGCTTATTTTTACCGTCATCCGGGTGTCAATCCGCTTGCTATTGGCAGGGCATTGTGGCAAAACATAGCACAAGGCAAGGTGGTAAGTGGGGGCAGCACCCTAACCATGCAGGTGATTCGCCTGGCCACCCAGAAGCGACGTACGGTATGGAACAAAGCCAAGGAGAGCGTGCAGGCCTTACGTCTGGAGATAAGTTCCTCTAAAAAGGAAATACTGATGCTGTATGCCACCCATGCACCATTTGGCGGCAACGTAGTGGGACTGGAAGCGGCATCGTGGCGGTATTTTCAGCGTGCACCACATCAGCTCTCCTGGGCCGAGAGTGCCATGCTGGCCGTATTGCCCAATGCACCCGGTTTGATTCATACCGGAAAAAACCGCGAACTTCTGCTTCAGAAGCGAAACCGACTGCTAAAAAAATTGTTTGATCAAAACAAGATAGATTCGCTCACCTATGCCTTGGCCCTGGACGAAGCGATACCCCCACATCCCTACCCCCTGCCACAACCGGCACCTCACCTGTTGGATTATTGCCGTAAAAAACAAGAGGGAAAAATATATCATCTCACCCTGGATAAGGCATTACAAAAAAAGCTTAATCGAACCATTGAATTACACCACCATCAGTTGCGTTTAAACGAAATACATAATGCTGCAGCCATTGTTTTAGATGTAAAAAGTGGCAAAGTGCTGGCTTACTGCGGAAACACACAGCCTATCAAAAAGCAATGGCACCAAAACCATGTAGATATTATCCAGGCTCCAAGGAGCACGGGCAGCATTTTAAAACCCTTTTTGTATGCCGCTTGTTTATGCGATGGTTTGTTATTGCCTACTTCATTAGTGGCAGACATACCTACATATTACAAAAACTTTGCGCCAAAAAATTATAACCGCTCCTATTCGGGAGCCGTCCCTGCCCATGAAGCTTTAAGTCGCTCGCTGAACGTGCCCTCAGTAAAAATGCTGGAAGAATACGATATTGGTCGCTTTTGTGCAGTGCTGCATAAAGCAGGACTTACAACCGTTAAAAACAAGCCCGACTATTACGGCCTATCGCTTATTTTAGGTGGTGCCGAGGCTACCTTGTTTGAGCTTTCGGGTGCCTATGCATCTATGGCACGCACATTAAGTAACTACCGTAAAAACAACAGCCAATATTACACAAATGAATTTCGGCAACCCATATTATTTAAAGATGAACATTTAACAAGAGGTAAGCTGTCTGATTTTTTTCCGGTGTTTGGTGCGGCTGCCATCTATCATACTTTTGAGGCCATGACTAATGTAAACCGTCCGGATGAGGAAACCGGATGGAAAATGTTTGCTTCGAGCCGTAAAATAGCATGGAAAACCGGAACCAGCTTTGGCTATCGCGATGCCTGGGCCGTGGGCGTAAGTCCCGGATATGTGGTGGGGGTGTGGGTGGGCAATGCCACCGGCGAAGGCAGGCCCGGCATCGTGGGAGGCAGCACGGCCGGCCCAATCATGTTCGATATATTCAGGCACCTGCCCCGTACCTCCTGGTTTGCACCTCCATACGACGACATGCTAAAAGCAGCCATCTGCCATACATCGGGCTTTAAGGCCGGACTCAATTGTCCTATAGATTCGATGTACATTCCGGTTCAAGGCCAAAAGTCGGATATATGCCCCTATCATCCATTAATTCATTTAGACGAAACAGGATTATTCAGGGTTCATTCCGACTGTTACCCCACCTCTAAAATGCAACATAACGGATGGTTTGTTTTACCGCCGGCAATGGAGTGGTATTACCGCAAAAACCATCCGCTGTATAAAACATTACCCCCCATGCACAAAAATTGCCACCCGGCTCAGGCACAGGTAATGGAATTTATTTATCCGCAGAACAGCAACCATCTTTTTCTTCCTGTAGGTATCGATGGAAAAACGCAAGCAGTGGTTTTAAAAGTAGCCCACCGAAATTCTTCGTCCACTATTTTTTGGCATTTAGATGGCGATTTTTTAGGCGAAACAAGTTTTGTACATCAAATGGCCATAAAACCCTCCATAGGTAAACACCAAATAACGCTGATAGACGAAGACGGGAATATATTACAAAAAAATATGCTGTGCGTGGGAAGAGGTGATGCGTAG
- a CDS encoding LOG family protein, whose translation MKRACIFCASSTKTEKVYRNAAAKLGKELAGKGWAINYGGGAVGLMGAIADSMLAHGGEVRGIMPRFMVEVEWAHKGVSDMVHVETMAQRKALLVKDVDAVIALPGSIGTLEELFEVLSNKKLGLFHKPVILLNTKGFFDPLIQMLNKMIDERFMRPQHGQLWIAVDNHKDVIRTIEECQVWCNNPLNMAVL comes from the coding sequence ATGAAAAGAGCTTGTATATTTTGTGCATCCAGTACAAAAACCGAAAAAGTATATAGAAACGCGGCAGCAAAATTGGGTAAAGAGCTGGCCGGTAAAGGTTGGGCCATTAATTATGGCGGAGGAGCTGTAGGTTTAATGGGTGCCATTGCCGATAGTATGTTGGCTCATGGTGGGGAAGTAAGAGGTATAATGCCCCGTTTTATGGTAGAGGTGGAGTGGGCGCATAAGGGCGTCAGTGATATGGTTCATGTGGAAACTATGGCTCAGCGTAAGGCGCTGTTGGTTAAGGATGTGGATGCTGTTATTGCACTGCCCGGAAGTATAGGTACACTTGAGGAATTGTTTGAAGTGCTTTCAAACAAAAAGCTGGGTTTATTCCATAAACCTGTTATTTTGCTAAACACCAAGGGCTTTTTCGATCCTTTGATACAAATGCTCAATAAAATGATAGACGAACGGTTTATGCGTCCTCAGCATGGCCAACTCTGGATTGCAGTTGACAATCATAAAGATGTTATCCGTACCATCGAAGAGTGCCAGGTTTGGTGCAACAACCCATTAAATATGGCTGTATTGTAA
- a CDS encoding YccF domain-containing protein: MNFFGNLIWLIFGGFMIALEYFVASILLMITIVGIPFGVQTLKLASLALWPFGREAVPGYRASGCLYTLMNVLWIVVAGIWIALSHLFWGLVLCLTIIGIPFGMQHFKMASVALTPFGRDIRNIH; this comes from the coding sequence ATGAATTTTTTCGGAAACTTGATTTGGCTTATATTCGGTGGCTTTATGATTGCGCTTGAATATTTTGTGGCCAGCATATTGTTAATGATTACCATTGTAGGGATACCCTTTGGCGTGCAGACGCTAAAATTAGCCAGTCTGGCGCTTTGGCCTTTTGGCAGAGAGGCCGTGCCGGGTTATCGTGCGTCGGGTTGTTTATATACCCTGATGAACGTACTTTGGATTGTGGTGGCGGGTATATGGATTGCTCTATCACATTTGTTTTGGGGCCTGGTATTGTGCCTCACCATTATTGGAATTCCCTTTGGGATGCAACATTTTAAAATGGCATCCGTAGCATTAACACCATTTGGAAGGGATATACGAAACATCCACTGA
- a CDS encoding NmrA family NAD(P)-binding protein, giving the protein MKRILITGATGNIGTEVIHHLHTIDNDTEIIAAARNMKGVKKTFSNYPNLSYAWFNFEDEKSFRLAFKNIDLIFLLRPPHISQVEQYFRPLLQAAKENGITKVIFLSVQGVETSKMIPHHKVEALIKQMGFSYIFVRPSYFMQNLTTTLLPEILFNNTITLPAGKAKFNWIDVKNIGEATAILIHSFDNYKNRAYEITGTENKSFIEVTDLMSEITGTKFHFKSINPVRFYFKKKKEGLPKGFALVMTLLHFLPQLQKEPKISDDYSNLTGRKTTTLKEFIIREKDKCLKGN; this is encoded by the coding sequence ATGAAACGGATACTTATTACCGGTGCCACAGGAAACATAGGAACAGAAGTAATTCATCATCTGCATACAATCGACAACGACACGGAAATAATTGCCGCAGCACGGAACATGAAGGGTGTAAAAAAAACCTTCTCAAACTACCCTAACCTGTCGTACGCATGGTTTAATTTCGAAGATGAGAAATCATTTAGGCTTGCATTTAAAAATATTGACCTAATTTTCCTACTCCGTCCGCCACACATTTCACAGGTGGAGCAGTATTTCAGACCTCTTTTACAAGCGGCAAAGGAAAACGGAATTACAAAAGTGATATTTCTATCCGTACAAGGAGTGGAGACCAGTAAAATGATTCCTCACCATAAAGTAGAGGCTCTGATAAAACAAATGGGCTTTAGCTACATTTTTGTTCGTCCAAGCTATTTTATGCAGAACCTGACGACTACCTTGCTTCCTGAAATACTTTTTAATAATACAATTACACTCCCGGCGGGTAAGGCAAAATTTAATTGGATAGACGTTAAAAATATAGGAGAAGCCACAGCCATATTAATACACTCGTTTGACAATTATAAAAACAGAGCCTACGAAATAACCGGAACAGAAAATAAAAGTTTTATAGAAGTGACTGACTTAATGAGCGAAATTACAGGAACTAAGTTTCACTTTAAAAGTATTAACCCCGTTCGCTTTTACTTTAAGAAAAAAAAGGAAGGGCTACCCAAAGGATTTGCACTGGTGATGACATTACTTCATTTTTTACCGCAACTGCAAAAAGAACCTAAAATATCGGATGATTACAGCAATCTTACCGGAAGAAAAACCACCACACTTAAAGAATTTATTATACGAGAAAAAGATAAGTGTTTAAAGGGCAACTAA
- the metG gene encoding methionine--tRNA ligase — protein sequence MNDFKRTLITTALPYANGPIHIGHLAGVYVPADIYARYLRMKGEDVLLIGGSDEHGVPITLKAKNEGLKPQDIVDRYHDIIKKSFEDFGVSFDVYSRTTSETHYKTASDFFKTIYDKGGFVENESDQFYDPEAKQFLADRYITGSCPHCGNDGAYGDQCESCGSSLNANDLKNPVSVITGSVPILKRTKHWYLPLDKHEPFLKKWILEEHKEWKSNVYGQCKSWLDQGLQERAVSRDLDWGVPVPVDGADGKVLYVWFDAPIGYISATKELTPDWEKYWKDPETRLLHFIGKDNIVFHCIMFPAMLKAEGSFNLPDNVPANEFLNLEGDKISTSRNWAVWLHEYLEDFKGQEDSLRYSLCANAPETKDNDFTWKDFQARNNNELVAILGNFVNRTMVLTHKYFNGKVPTMGKVVDSFDKESLAQIEVIAKKVQASLDNFRFREAVKEMMNLARLGNKYLADTEPWKVIKTDEERVKTILFVSLQITANLSVLMEPFLPFSALRLQAMLNLPGSSWDALGKTDLIAPEHGINQPELLFSKIEDETIQQQLDKLQASKTDNQSAKKMAEPAKENISFEDFSQMDIRIGTIKSAEKVAKTKKLLKLEVDTGIDTRTVVSGIAEFYNPDDIVGKQVNILVNLAPRKIKGIESQGMILMAQDANGELVFVAPSKKMKPGSEVR from the coding sequence ATGAACGACTTTAAACGAACACTAATTACTACTGCCTTACCTTATGCAAACGGACCTATACATATCGGCCACCTGGCCGGGGTTTATGTCCCTGCCGATATCTACGCCCGCTACCTGCGCATGAAAGGCGAGGATGTTTTGCTTATTGGCGGTAGCGACGAGCACGGTGTTCCTATTACCCTTAAAGCGAAAAATGAAGGCCTAAAGCCTCAGGATATCGTGGACAGATACCACGACATTATCAAAAAATCATTCGAAGATTTTGGTGTCAGCTTTGATGTTTATTCCAGAACTACTTCAGAAACACATTATAAAACCGCTTCAGATTTTTTTAAAACCATATACGATAAAGGTGGGTTTGTAGAAAACGAATCGGATCAGTTTTATGACCCCGAAGCCAAACAGTTTTTGGCCGACAGATACATCACAGGCTCTTGTCCGCATTGTGGAAACGACGGCGCTTATGGCGACCAATGCGAAAGTTGTGGCAGCTCGCTCAACGCAAACGACCTGAAAAATCCTGTTTCCGTGATTACAGGAAGTGTTCCCATACTTAAAAGAACCAAACACTGGTATTTACCTTTAGATAAGCATGAACCCTTCCTTAAAAAATGGATTTTGGAGGAACATAAGGAGTGGAAATCCAATGTTTATGGGCAATGCAAATCGTGGTTAGATCAAGGCTTGCAAGAACGAGCGGTAAGTCGCGACCTGGATTGGGGCGTTCCCGTACCTGTTGACGGAGCCGATGGTAAAGTGCTGTATGTGTGGTTCGATGCACCGATAGGCTATATCTCGGCTACCAAAGAGTTAACGCCCGACTGGGAAAAATACTGGAAAGATCCGGAAACCCGATTGCTTCATTTTATTGGTAAAGACAATATCGTATTCCATTGCATCATGTTCCCGGCCATGCTAAAAGCCGAAGGCTCGTTTAATTTACCCGACAATGTGCCGGCCAATGAATTTTTGAATTTAGAGGGAGATAAAATTTCTACTTCGCGCAACTGGGCTGTTTGGCTGCACGAGTACCTCGAAGATTTTAAGGGACAAGAAGATTCGCTGAGGTATAGCCTTTGTGCCAATGCACCCGAGACCAAAGACAATGATTTTACATGGAAAGATTTTCAGGCACGCAACAACAATGAGCTGGTAGCCATTCTGGGTAACTTTGTAAACCGCACAATGGTACTTACACACAAGTACTTTAACGGCAAAGTACCCACCATGGGCAAGGTGGTGGACAGCTTTGATAAAGAATCGCTTGCACAGATAGAAGTAATAGCAAAAAAAGTACAGGCCAGTCTGGATAATTTTCGCTTTCGCGAGGCAGTTAAAGAAATGATGAATCTGGCCCGACTCGGAAACAAATATCTGGCCGACACAGAACCCTGGAAAGTTATTAAAACGGACGAAGAACGTGTTAAAACCATCCTGTTCGTATCGCTTCAAATAACTGCTAACCTATCTGTACTGATGGAACCCTTTTTGCCTTTCAGCGCCCTCAGGTTGCAGGCAATGCTCAACTTACCGGGCTCAAGCTGGGATGCATTGGGGAAGACGGATTTGATTGCCCCTGAACATGGTATAAACCAACCGGAGTTGCTGTTCTCAAAAATTGAAGATGAAACAATACAACAACAGTTAGATAAACTACAAGCAAGCAAAACAGACAATCAATCGGCTAAAAAAATGGCAGAACCAGCCAAAGAGAATATTAGCTTTGAGGATTTTAGCCAAATGGATATCCGCATTGGCACTATTAAAAGTGCCGAAAAAGTGGCCAAAACCAAAAAGCTGCTTAAACTAGAAGTGGATACCGGAATTGATACCCGTACCGTGGTTTCGGGCATTGCCGAGTTCTATAACCCGGACGATATCGTGGGCAAACAAGTGAATATTTTGGTAAACCTTGCACCACGCAAAATTAAAGGGATAGAATCGCAAGGGATGATATTAATGGCACAGGATGCAAACGGAGAACTGGTGTTTGTAGCGCCATCAAAAAAAATGAAGCCGGGATCAGAAGTACGTTAA
- the rfbC gene encoding dTDP-4-dehydrorhamnose 3,5-epimerase: protein MQFIKTKLEGCVIIEPKVFGDQRGYFFESFNQKQFEDNVGKIDFVQDNESRSSRGVLRGLHFQLPPYNQAKLVRCIEGEVLDVAVDLRKNSPTYKQHVSVLLSDENKRQLFVPRGYAHGFIVLSRSAIFSYKVDNWYAPDHDSGIAWNDPEINVDWQINEDAILLSGKDKILKFLKDTNIPF, encoded by the coding sequence ATGCAATTTATAAAAACAAAATTAGAAGGATGTGTGATTATCGAACCTAAAGTGTTCGGAGATCAGCGGGGTTATTTTTTTGAATCTTTTAATCAAAAGCAGTTTGAAGATAATGTGGGCAAAATTGATTTTGTTCAGGACAACGAATCACGTTCAAGTAGAGGGGTTTTACGAGGTTTACATTTTCAGTTGCCACCGTATAATCAAGCCAAGTTGGTTAGGTGCATCGAAGGCGAAGTGTTAGACGTAGCCGTTGACCTGCGAAAGAATTCTCCAACTTATAAGCAGCATGTGTCTGTGCTGCTTTCTGATGAAAATAAACGACAGTTGTTTGTGCCTCGAGGTTATGCACATGGGTTTATCGTGCTGAGTAGGTCAGCCATTTTTTCGTACAAGGTGGATAACTGGTATGCTCCGGATCATGACTCCGGTATCGCGTGGAACGACCCGGAAATTAATGTGGATTGGCAGATCAACGAAGATGCTATCTTACTTTCGGGCAAGGATAAGATTTTGAAATTTTTGAAAGATACAAACATACCATTTTAA